TGTTGCGCTCTTCGGTCGAGCCGACGCCGTCGGTGATCGAATCGCCGATCGCCACGATGACGCGTGCGTCGGCACCGGCGGCGACTTCGACATCGCTGAGGAAATAGCGGCTGTCGTCGGTCTCGCCAGCGGGGAGCGTCACCGCCGCGGTCATATCGCGCGCCGGCACGATATAGACGGTCTGGTTGCCGACGCTGTGGATGGTCGATGTCGCCGCGCCGTGCGGCAGATACACGCTCACTGCGAGTTCTTCGAATGCGGCCACCGGCAATGCCACGGGATCGCTGAGCGCGGCTTCGCCACTGGCGATGGTCACCACCGGCTTTCCGCCGAACGTGACCGCGCGATCGCTCGCCGGCTGGATCGCCGATCCGTCGGCGCGCCTGGCCACGCGCACCGCGCCGAAGGTCAGCGGCGCGGTGCCGAACAGGTTGGAGAGGCGGATGCGCACGCTGCCGCCGCCGATGCTGGGGCGGATAATCTGGCGCAGCGTCTGCGCCGGCAGGGCAGGGCCGGGCGAGTCCATTGCCGCGGTCCAGCCGGCGACCCAGTGCGCGTCGGTCGGCGTGTTCGGCGTGGATTGGGCCGGCGCGGTCGCGGCGCCGAGAACGAGCAACAAGCCGGCGGCGTATTTCAATAGAGAAGGATGCATCGACGAACCCCTGCGCGTGGTGGTGAGTGAATGTCGGGCGAGCACAAGGCTTCCGTCATGGTTCAGCGACGGCCGCGATGCGCGCGAAACGCGCAGTCGACACCGCTTCCACCCATGCCCTGCAGACCGTCAGACCTTA
This portion of the Sphingomonas sp. So64.6b genome encodes:
- a CDS encoding SGNH/GDSL hydrolase family protein, whose translation is MHPSLLKYAAGLLLVLGAATAPAQSTPNTPTDAHWVAGWTAAMDSPGPALPAQTLRQIIRPSIGGGSVRIRLSNLFGTAPLTFGAVRVARRADGSAIQPASDRAVTFGGKPVVTIASGEAALSDPVALPVAAFEELAVSVYLPHGAATSTIHSVGNQTVYIVPARDMTAAVTLPAGETDDSRYFLSDVEVAAGADARVIVAIGDSITDGVGSTEERNTRWPDVLAARLQADPKLASIAVVNAGVAGNRILNDADKPYRGPSTLNRFDRDALDKPGVRWIVLLQGGNDISAGEVLTSAKAKVSAEQIIDGMKTLIERAHSKGVKVIGATLLPKGGTTFPKAPSPAAEAKRQAVNAWIRGGGAFDAVVDFERVMRDPAQPDRLLPAYDSGDHLHPNDDGYRAMAAAIDPGFLTQ